The genomic DNA NNNNNNNNNNNNNNNNNNNNNNNNNNNNNNNNNNNNNNNNNNNNNNNNNNNNNNNNNNNNNNNNNNNNNNNNNNNNNNNNNNNNNNNNNNNNNNNNNNNNNNNNNNNNNNNNNNNNNNNNNNNNNNNNNNNNNNNNNNNNNNNNNNNNNNNNNNNNNNNNNNNNNNNNNNNNNNNNNNNNNNNNNNNNNNNNNNNNNNNNNNNNNNNNNNNNNNNNNNNNNNNNNNNNNNNNNNNNNNNNNNNNNNNNNNNNNNNNNNNNNNNNNNNNNNNNNNNNNNNNNNNNNNNNNNNNNNNNNNNNNNNNNNNNNNNNNNNNNNNNNNNNNNNNNNNNNNNNNNNNNNNNNNNNNNNNNNNNNNNNNNNNNNNNNNNNNNNNNNNNNNNNNNNNNNNNNNNNNNNNNNNNNNNNNNNNNNNNNNNNNNNNNNNNNNNNNNNNNNNNNNNNNNNNNNNNNNNNNNNNNNNNNNNNNNNNNNNNNNNNNNNNNNNNNNNNNNNNNNNNNNNNNNNNNNNNNNNNNNNNNNNNNNNNNNNNNNNNNNNNNNNNNNNNNNNNNNNNNNNNNNNNNNNNNNNNNNNNNNNNNNNNNNNNNNNNNNNNNNNNNNNNNNNNNNNNNNNNNNNNNNNNNNNNNNNNNNNNNNNNNNNNNNNNNNNNNNNNNNNNNNNNNNNNNNNNNNNNNNNNNNNNNNNNNNNNNNNNNNNNNNNNNNNNNNNNNNNNNNNNNNNNNNNNNNNNNNNNNNNNNNNNNNNNNNNNNNNNNNNNNNNNNNNNNNNNNNNNNNNNNNNNNNNNNNNNNNNNNNNNNNNNNNNNNNNNNNNNNNNNNNNNNNNNNNNNNNNNNNNNNNNNNNNNNNNNNNNNNNNNNNNNNNNNNNNNNNNNNNNNNNNNNNNNNNNNNNNNNNNNNNNNNNNNNNNNNNNNNNNNNNNNNNNNNNNNNNNNNNNNNNNNNNNNNNNNNNNNNNNNNNNNNNNNNNNNNNNNNNNNNNNNNNNNNNNNNNNNNNNNNNNNNNNNNNNNNNNNNNNNNNNNNNNNNNNNNNNNNNNNNNNNNNNNNNNNNNNNNNNNNNNNNNNNNNNNNNNNNNNNNNNNNNNNNNNNNNNNNNNNNNNNNNNNNNNNNNNNNNNNNNNNNNNNNNNNNNNNNNNNNNNNNNNNNNNNNNNNNNNNNNNNNNNNNNNNNNNNNNNNNNNNNNNNNNNNNNNNNNNNNNNNNNNNNNNNNNNNNNNNNNNNNNNNNNNNNNNNNNNNNNNNNNNNNNNNNNNNNNNNNNNNNNNNNNNNNNNNNNNNNNNNNNNNNNNNNNNNNNNNNNNNNNNNNNNNNNNNNNNNNNNNNNNNNNNNNNNNNNNNNNNNNNNNNNNNNNNNNNNNNNNNNNNNNNNNNNNNNNNNNNNNNNNNNNNNNNNNNNNNNNNNNNNNNNNNNNNNNNNNNNNNNNNNNNNNNNNNNNNNNNNNNNNNNNNNNNNNNNNNNNNNNNNNNNNNNNNNNNNNNNNNNNNNNNNNNNNNNNNNNNNNNNNNNNNNNNNNNNNNNNNNNNNNNNNNNNNNNNNNNNNNNNNNNNNNNNNNNNNNNNNNNNNNNNNNNNNNNNNNNNNNNNNNNNNNNNNNNNNNNNNNNNNNNNNNNNNNNNNNNNNNNNNNNNNNNNNNNNNNNNNNNNNNNNNNNNNNNNNNNNNNNNNNNNNNNNNNNNNNNNNNNNNNNNNNNNNNNNNNNNNNNNNNNNNNNNNNNNNNNNNNNNNNNNNNNNNNNNNNagcgctgcaaacagggagttgcagcgctggctgagcttttaagtgtagacacctgctaagttgcagcgctgtaaccccctcgccagcgctgcaacttgcaagtgtagccaagcccagtgTTACTGTGCAGCAGTCAAGGTCTTGTCCACAAACAATTAGTTTTCTGCAAACTGGTGTTCAAATCTACCTAGCGCTAGCCTACTGCGGACTGTCTGTGAACCCTACTGATGTGCATTAACAATtcattaatgtgctttgatctggTCCTgttttcaaagaggactagatcaaagtgcattaGCAAACTGTTAGTGGACATCAGCGTGGTTCACACAGTTAGTCTATAGATTGACACCCCATCTTGCCACAAATTAAATGTCTGTTTCTCAAGAAGTTCCcactctgtcttcttttctcaaaactaaatattCCCAGTTTTTTAGccttaataacaataattaatttcctcataggcctgatttttctaaaccttttatcagttATATTGCTCTTTTGACTCCTCTGCAGTTTTTGCAATGCCCAaagctggacacagtactacTCTAGCGGAGGCCTCACAAATGCCAAGTAAAGTGGGACAATTACTTTATATTTTATgtacaatactcctgttaatacatctcagaatattAGCCTGTTTCTCGAGTGCCTCACATTGTTGCCTCATATTCAATATGTGATCCACTACAATCTCCAGATCCCTGCAGTACTACTGCATAGCCTGTTATTCCCCattgtgtgtttgtgcattttaattttttttttgttactaatTGTAGTACTTGTGAATTTGAGACCAAttttctaatttgtcaaggtcctcTTGGAtcctaattctgtcctccaaagtgctagcaagccctcccagcttggtggtgtctgcacattttaaaaccacactctccattccattatccagatcattaatgaaaatattgaatagtaatgGACCCAGAATGGAtgcctgcagaaccccactagatatATCATCCCATTTTGATGAGTCATTGATAATgactttgagtacagtctttcaatgAGTTGTGTACCCACAATATCATTACTTCATTAATAGACCACGTTTTCATGGTTTGTTTGTGAGAATGATATGGGATTGTGTCAAAGCCCTACTAAAATCAGGATGTATCACATCTACTGTTTATCCATATTCACTAGGCCAGCAAccatgtcaaagaaggaaattaggttggtttggcatgacttgttcttgacaaatccatgttagcTGTTCCCTATTGCTGTATTATCCtctagatcagtagttctcaaccttttgtactggtgacccctttcacatagcaaacctctttataaattaaaaacactttttttaaaatatattttatatatttaacaccattataaatgctgaatgcaaagcagggtttagggtggaggctgacagcttgcagccccccaggtaataacctcatgaccccccccgaggggtcctgacccccagtttgagaacccctgatctagacgaTTACAAAATGAGTGTTTAATAACTTGTTCCACTATCTTTCCAAGTATCAAAGTTAGAATGACTAGTCTATAATTAATAGAATTTATGAAGTGAAAAGTTAAATTGGTCACGTGTTTACCTAAACAACTGGGGCCAATTCTGCtgctattgatgtcaatggaaattttaccattgacttcagtgaatccAAGATTGGGCTAGTAGTGAGCTCACAGTTAAAATCTTCTCTGGAAAGAtgtgaaaatttttaaatatttaacatagCTACCTAAGCCATCTACAGTGTAACACATTTTAGATTGCATGTATaataaaatctttttaatttttcaggtaCATCAGATTGGCTGCTGGGAACACTTTGAAATGTTGTCCGTAATGAAATTAATGTTAACACTCTTTCTTTCTGGAATTCTAGCCTGTTATGGTGGAAATGCTAACTACAATTCAATACTCCTGGTGTCTTTTGATGGTTTCAGGGCTGACTATCTGAAAAACTATAGACTTCCTCATCTCCAGGAGTTTATTGAGGATGGTGTGTTGGTAGAACATGTTACAAATGCTTTTATTACAAAAACTTTCCCAAACCATTACAGCATAGTGACAGGCTTATATGAAGAAAGCCATGGCATTGTGGCTAACACAATGTATGACGAAGATACAAAGAAGAAGTTTTCAGAGCATAATGATACAGATCCTTTCTGGTGGAACGAGGCAACTCCTATTTGGGTGACAAATCAGCAGCAAGAGAATACAAGAAGTGCTGCTGCAATGTGGCCTGGTACTGATGTAAAAATTAACAACACAGTACCTCACTTTTTTATGAAGTATAATCATTCAGTAACATTTGAAGAGAGAATGGAGAACATTACTATGTGGCTGAACAACTCTAGCCCACCAGTTACTTTTGCTACACTCTATTGGGAAGAACCAGATGCAAGTGGGCATAAATATGGACCAGGAGATAAAGAAAACATGAGAAAAGTGTTAGAACAAGTGGATAATCAGATTGGTTCACTTATTTATAAACTCAAGGCATTGGGATTGTGGGAGAACATTAATGTCATAATTACAAGTGATCATGGAATGACCCAGTGTTTCCCACACAAGCTGATTAAACTGGATGACTGCATTGGCCGTGGTAACTACACTCTAGTGGACACGACACCAGTTGCTGCAATACTGCCAAAAAACAGTAtgtatatttttcagtttaatacCGAGAAAGTGTTAAACTTTGTCTCCTTTCTTGCTGGAAATTTCCCTTGTGGTGTATTACTCACAGGAGTTGGGAAGACAATCCAGTTCGTGTTGCACTGTTTAGATAGAAAATAATGGATTAATGAATAAATTAAATTAGGGGTAACTGGTTACTTAAAAATAACTGGGCTCTGGTAATGAAGAGCACTTGTTGAATAGCTAATATTTACCCTGCATGCTGTATACCTTTGCATGTTAATGAGGACTCTAGTGTGGCTTATTCTAAAAtagttgtggattctccatcactgcaaaCCTTTAAATCATAATAtgctctcaattttttttttttttttgaagttctatggcctgtgttatagggGAGATCAGATTAGGTgatcaatggtcccttctgggcttggactCTATTCATGCTTTTCCTCCTTTTGCTCACCCTGTCAGTTACTCAGTTATATCACAATAATGAGCACTGTGTAAGTAACTTCACTGGGGANatgcaaagcagggtttagggtggaggctgacagcttgcagccccccaggtaataacctcatgaccccccccgaggggtcctgacccccagtttgagaacccctgatctagacgaTTACAAAATGAGTGTTTAATAACTTGTTCCACTATCTTTCCAAGTATCAAAGTTAGAATGACTAGTCTATAATTAATAGAATTTATGAAGTGAAAAGTTAAATTGGTCACGTGTTTACCTAAACAACTGGGGCCAATTCTGCtgctattgatgtcaatggaaattttaccattgacttcagtgaatccAAGATTGGGCTAGTAGTGAGCTCACAGTTAAAATCTTCTCTGGAAAGAtgtgaaaatttttaaatatttaacatagCTACCTAAGCCATCTACAGTGTAACACATTTTAGATTGCATGTATaataaaatctttttaatttttcaggtaCATCAGATTGGCTGCTGGGAACACTTTGAAATGTTGTCCGTAATGAAATTAATGTTAACACTCTTTCTTTCTGGAATTCTAGCCTGTTATGGTGGAAATGCTAACTACAATTCAATACTCCTGGTGTCTTTTGATGGTTTCAGGGCTGACTATCTGAAAAACTATAGACTTCCTCATCTCCAGGAGTTTATTGAGGATGGTGTGTTGGTAGAACATGTTACAAATGCTTTTATTACAAAAACTTTCCCAAACCATTACAGCATAGTGACAGGCTTATATGAAGAAAGCCATGGCATTGTGGCTAACACAATGTATGACGAAGATACAAAGAAGAAGTTTTCAGAGCATAATGATACAGATCCTTTCTGGTGGAACGAGGCAACTCCTATTTGGGTGACAAATCAGCAGCAAGAGAATACAAGAAGTGCTGCTGCAATGTGGCCTGGTACTGATGTAAAAATTAACAACACAGTACCTCACTTTTTTATGAAGTATAATCATTCAGTAACATTTGAAGAGAGAATGGAGAACATTACTATGTGGCTGAA from Chelonoidis abingdonii isolate Lonesome George chromosome 3, CheloAbing_2.0, whole genome shotgun sequence includes the following:
- the LOC116828703 gene encoding bis(5'-adenosyl)-triphosphatase ENPP4, producing MLSVMKLMLTLFLSGILACYGGNANYNSILLVSFDGFRADYLKNYRLPHLQEFIEDGVLVEHVTNAFITKTFPNHYSIVTGLYEESHGIVANTMYDEDTKKKFSEHNDTDPFWWNEATPIWVTNQQQENTRSAAAMWPGTDVKINNTVPHFFMKYNHSVTFEERMENITMWLNNSSPPVTFATLYWEEPDASGHKYGPGDKENMRKVLEQVDNQIGSLIYKLKALGLWENINVIITSDHGMTQCFPHKLIKLDDCIGRGNYTLVDTTPVAAILPKNSMYIFQFNTEKVLNFVSFLAGNFPCGVLLTGVGKTIQFVLHCLDRK